One genomic segment of Mytilus galloprovincialis chromosome 5, xbMytGall1.hap1.1, whole genome shotgun sequence includes these proteins:
- the LOC143074244 gene encoding uncharacterized protein LOC143074244, with protein sequence MDNWMKIQMTLMTDELKAEIRKENMELKALFHSLKVEELKAEVTKGNMELRAMITDLINANIKTESSGQKNTQRADTTSDEDKDSQYIMHYQGNIEHEQSEENDSEQDSTDHSDIHEEEAKDDTIEIDDVDIEIEQKQTDGAEMEMLFMEPMYWTPPSKHTISPRENSSPEPILPAKGKPKKSHKLQKLKTKEQSDTPKATGTMSLKAKMFTPSQTPSKPSSSKSKIKSKGHFTDEQTTYIIKYNSNCNPTWSSADLVMQNLKMTGERLSIWIEDEFSIKQLKDKFKNLKRAEDKKERNNVISPKC encoded by the exons ACAGATGAATTGAAAGCggaaataagaaaagaaaacatgGAATTGAAAGCATTGTTTCACAGCTTGAAGGTGGAAGAATTGAAAGCAGAGGTAACGAAAGGGAACATGGAATTGAGAGCAATGATTACAGATCTTATAAACG CAAATATTAAAACTGAGAGCAGCGGGCAAAAAAACACACAGAGGGCTGACACGACATCAGATGAGGATAAAGATAGTCAATACATCATGCATTACCAAGGAAACATTGAACACGAACAAAGTGAGGAGAATGATTCTGAACAAGACAGCACTGATCATAGTGATATTCATGAAGAGGAAGCTAAGGATGATACAATTGAGATCGATGATGTAGACATAGAAATAGAACAGAAACAGACAGATGGAGCAG AGATGGAAATGTTATTTATGGAACCAATGTATTGGACACCTCCTTCAAAGCATACCATTTCTCCGAGAGAAAACAGTTCACCAGAGCCAATACTTCCGGCCAAAGGCAAGCCAAAAA AGTCACACAaattacagaaattaaaaacaaaggaACAGTCCGACACACCCAAAGCAACTG GCACTATGAGTCTAAAAGCGAAAATGTTTACCCCGAGCCAAACACCATCTAAACCAAGTTCATCGAAGTCAAAGATCAAATCTAAAG GACATTTCACAGATGAACAAACAACATACATAATAAAGTACAATAGTAATTGCAATCCAACCTGGTCGTCAGCCGATCTTGTAATGCAGAACTTAAAAATGACTGGTGAGCGCTTGAGTATCTGGATTGAGGACGAATTTTCAATAAAGCAGCTGAAAGATAAATTCAAAAACTTGAAAAG GGCAGAGGACAAGAAAGAGAGGAATAATGTTATAAGTCCAAAATGTTGA